In Vibrio atlanticus, the following proteins share a genomic window:
- a CDS encoding efflux RND transporter periplasmic adaptor subunit, which yields MKEMMIPYILIVWSLFATGALKKNFKNYTWAAIGGVTILTVLAVISRLWAPVDLTNSTTVKAPHAVMSPIFGQQIDQVLVEHNQMVKEGDVIYTLVDIESAADKAKIESSIVKKEEQIKQMTRDLERTETSPEIFNARDVEKYDSDLRVLHAELVSLKADLQKVNWAQEKKTVKAEFDGQVSIVNIAEGSVMGNMHLYNTSKKFLEMRISDQTYGYVQVGDFAEFYVDAYPGHVFRAKVHSFNAGTGESSISPLQGPQSVGQHVVRNGNGLGRTIVLEIIEPEGYNIPIGSTGAAWISAEKPHPFWGFIDVIGAATVRLQSYKSYLGAW from the coding sequence ATGAAAGAGATGATGATTCCATACATCCTAATTGTATGGTCACTGTTTGCGACAGGTGCACTGAAGAAGAACTTCAAAAACTACACTTGGGCAGCCATTGGCGGTGTTACGATTCTTACAGTCTTAGCGGTTATCTCTCGCTTGTGGGCACCCGTTGATTTAACCAATTCAACCACAGTCAAAGCGCCACACGCGGTGATGTCACCTATCTTTGGCCAGCAGATCGACCAAGTGCTTGTTGAGCACAACCAAATGGTTAAAGAAGGCGATGTAATTTACACCCTCGTCGACATTGAGTCTGCCGCAGACAAAGCAAAGATCGAATCTTCAATAGTTAAAAAAGAAGAACAGATCAAGCAAATGACTCGCGACTTAGAACGTACTGAAACATCACCAGAGATATTCAATGCTCGTGATGTAGAAAAGTACGACTCCGATCTTCGAGTACTGCACGCTGAACTTGTGTCGCTGAAAGCCGATCTACAAAAAGTAAACTGGGCACAAGAAAAGAAAACCGTTAAAGCTGAGTTTGACGGTCAGGTATCGATAGTGAATATCGCTGAAGGTTCTGTCATGGGTAACATGCACCTCTACAACACCAGCAAAAAGTTCCTTGAGATGCGTATCTCAGACCAAACTTACGGCTACGTTCAAGTTGGTGACTTTGCGGAATTCTACGTTGATGCCTACCCAGGACACGTGTTCCGAGCAAAAGTACACAGCTTTAATGCCGGTACCGGTGAGTCGAGTATTTCTCCACTTCAGGGGCCACAAAGCGTCGGTCAACACGTGGTAAGAAACGGTAATGGTTTAGGTCGTACTATCGTACTTGAGATCATCGAACCAGAAGGTTACAACATCCCTATTGGTTCAACTGGCGCGGCTTGGATCTCGGCTGAGAAGCCACATCCGTTCTGGGGCTTCATTGATGTAATCGGTGCAGCAACGGTTCGCCTACAATCTTACAAGTCTTACTTAGGTGCTTGGTAA
- a CDS encoding TetR/AcrR family transcriptional regulator produces the protein MTVKKTLSQRKRESIVAAAIAEFTEHGYKATSMDKISSRAEVSKRTVYNHFASKELLLDEILDSIWSKTLAATQFPYQAEQPLDEQLTSIANQELELLESEGFIDLSRVLFSEYFHNAELAHQAMEKYSQAESGLTTWIKAALADGRLVELDPLFASTQFIALLKSFAFWPQIIGHAPSPDKQHKQIIINSSVEMFLKQYQA, from the coding sequence ATGACGGTAAAAAAAACACTAAGCCAAAGAAAACGCGAATCTATCGTGGCCGCTGCCATCGCAGAGTTTACCGAGCATGGCTATAAAGCCACCAGCATGGATAAAATATCGAGCCGCGCGGAAGTATCAAAGCGCACGGTTTACAATCACTTTGCGAGTAAAGAACTGCTACTGGATGAGATTTTAGACAGCATTTGGAGCAAAACACTCGCAGCGACTCAGTTCCCCTATCAAGCCGAACAACCGCTAGATGAACAACTTACCTCTATAGCCAACCAAGAACTTGAGCTTCTCGAGTCTGAAGGTTTCATCGACTTATCTCGCGTACTGTTCTCTGAATATTTTCATAACGCAGAACTCGCGCATCAAGCGATGGAAAAATATTCTCAAGCAGAAAGCGGCCTGACGACTTGGATAAAAGCGGCATTGGCTGATGGTCGTTTGGTTGAACTCGACCCATTGTTTGCATCCACTCAGTTTATCGCCCTGCTGAAATCTTTTGCATTTTGGCCACAGATCATTGGTCACGCGCCCTCTCCGGATAAGCAGCACAAACAAATAATCATTAATTCCAGCGTCGAGATGTTCCTTAAACAGTACCAAGCTTAA
- a CDS encoding thiol:disulfide interchange protein DsbA/DsbL — MKKLFSLFAALIMSASINAAQFEEGTHYKILDVAKADKPVVTEFFSFYCPHCYKFEGVIEFLKQDLPESASFQKVHVVFMGNDMAVPMAKAYATMIALDAEDNMVPAMFAKIHEKQQTPRNEAELRQIFIDNGIDAKKFDAAYNGFAVNSMQKRFDKQFDASTLTGVPGVLVNNKYIVKPDQIKSYEEYNQLVNYLLTL; from the coding sequence ATGAAAAAGCTATTTAGCCTATTCGCAGCTCTGATCATGAGCGCTTCAATTAATGCCGCTCAGTTTGAAGAAGGTACTCACTACAAGATCCTCGACGTAGCGAAAGCAGATAAACCCGTCGTTACCGAGTTCTTCTCGTTTTACTGCCCTCATTGCTACAAATTTGAAGGCGTCATTGAGTTCCTTAAACAAGATCTACCAGAGTCAGCAAGCTTTCAAAAAGTGCACGTAGTGTTTATGGGCAACGACATGGCTGTGCCTATGGCAAAAGCTTACGCGACCATGATTGCACTCGACGCTGAAGACAATATGGTTCCAGCAATGTTCGCCAAAATTCACGAGAAGCAACAGACTCCAAGAAACGAAGCGGAACTGCGCCAGATCTTCATTGATAACGGTATCGATGCGAAGAAGTTTGATGCGGCCTACAACGGTTTCGCAGTTAACTCAATGCAGAAGCGTTTTGATAAGCAGTTTGATGCGAGCACATTAACTGGCGTTCCAGGCGTATTAGTTAACAACAAATACATCGTAAAACCGGATCAAATCAAGAGCTACGAAGAGTACAACCAGCTGGTAAATTACCTTCTAACGCTTTAA
- a CDS encoding peptidylprolyl isomerase has translation MIILTTNFGDIEIELNLEKAPVSSKNFLRYCQEGFYEGTTFHRVIEGFMIQGGGHTIDMTEKPTHAPIVNEANRGLKNVIGSVAMARTDAPHSATAQFFINLDDNDFLDHTATSNAGWGYAVFGKVSAGMDVVNKIAVAPTTTRWGHEDVPCEDIMITKVTIRD, from the coding sequence ATGATTATTCTGACCACTAACTTTGGCGACATCGAAATTGAACTTAACCTTGAGAAAGCGCCAGTAAGTTCAAAAAACTTCCTTAGATACTGCCAAGAAGGCTTCTATGAAGGCACCACATTTCACCGTGTAATTGAGGGTTTCATGATTCAAGGTGGTGGACACACTATAGACATGACAGAGAAGCCAACACACGCACCTATCGTCAATGAAGCAAATCGTGGACTAAAGAACGTGATTGGCTCAGTGGCAATGGCTCGTACAGACGCACCACACTCAGCAACGGCGCAGTTCTTTATCAACCTTGACGACAATGATTTCCTTGACCATACCGCGACCAGCAACGCAGGTTGGGGTTACGCAGTGTTTGGCAAAGTATCGGCAGGCATGGACGTGGTCAACAAGATTGCTGTCGCTCCAACGACCACTCGCTGGGGACACGAAGATGTACCTTGCGAAGATATTATGATCACCAAGGTCACGATTCGCGATTAA
- a CDS encoding DMT family transporter, producing MMKAMRGELYLLFATLLAGIGWIASKLVVLEMPGPVFIGVRFFVASLILLPFCIHHIRKLSLKQILSLCGVGLLLSASLQVWVFAVSMTESLSEGAFIMSLAMIIAPFVSWIIFRVKPNRAFWMSFPIAIIGMLLLTLTNGWHVEQSQIYFLLASMLLSVHFVMNKRVITNIKPIASICVQLFVVGVSGLAFASMTTQPEFEITQTLIFWFIVSAVVATSIRYLLQTVGQHSVNMEVAALIMILEPVWTLLLSVSVLGETVEMQKLLGGAVIIGSLFCYIKWSRRK from the coding sequence ATGATGAAAGCGATGCGCGGAGAGCTTTATCTCCTATTTGCTACCCTGTTAGCTGGGATTGGATGGATTGCATCTAAGCTGGTGGTGTTAGAAATGCCTGGGCCAGTGTTCATTGGTGTGCGATTCTTCGTCGCGAGTTTGATTCTTTTGCCATTTTGTATTCATCACATTCGTAAGCTTTCGCTTAAGCAGATACTTTCTCTTTGCGGCGTTGGCTTGTTGCTGTCAGCTTCATTGCAAGTATGGGTATTTGCGGTATCGATGACGGAAAGTTTGTCGGAAGGAGCGTTTATCATGAGCTTAGCCATGATCATCGCGCCGTTTGTCTCTTGGATTATATTTCGAGTTAAGCCTAATCGCGCCTTTTGGATGTCATTTCCAATTGCGATTATCGGTATGTTGCTACTGACCCTAACTAACGGCTGGCATGTTGAGCAGAGTCAGATCTATTTCCTATTAGCATCGATGTTGCTTTCGGTTCACTTTGTCATGAATAAGCGAGTGATTACTAATATCAAACCTATAGCTTCAATTTGCGTTCAGCTTTTTGTGGTGGGTGTTAGTGGGTTAGCGTTTGCTTCGATGACCACTCAACCAGAGTTTGAAATAACTCAAACCTTAATATTCTGGTTTATCGTCTCAGCGGTTGTCGCGACATCGATCCGTTACTTATTGCAAACTGTCGGTCAGCACTCCGTGAACATGGAAGTGGCGGCATTGATCATGATTCTTGAGCCGGTGTGGACATTGTTATTGAGTGTCAGCGTGTTGGGAGAAACGGTTGAGATGCAAAAGCTACTAGGCGGAGCGGTAATTATTGGTTCGTTATTTTGTTATATCAAATGGTCGAGACGAAAATAA
- a CDS encoding MarR family winged helix-turn-helix transcriptional regulator, with the protein MSQEFDRQNSFGWMINVIANKASKDFDTELKEHGLTIALWPTLMCLWEEEGITQRDIAAKSKVENSTTTRTLDKLEKLELVERRADPNSRRSFRIYLTEKGKALEEQLIPIPTRLNKELMNELDAEEQQQMIKLLQKMVAAI; encoded by the coding sequence ATGTCACAAGAATTTGATAGGCAAAATAGCTTTGGTTGGATGATCAACGTGATCGCCAATAAAGCGAGCAAAGATTTCGACACAGAATTGAAAGAACATGGCTTAACCATTGCGCTCTGGCCAACCTTGATGTGCCTATGGGAAGAGGAAGGTATTACTCAGCGTGATATCGCGGCAAAGTCCAAAGTCGAGAATTCAACGACGACTCGCACACTAGACAAGCTAGAAAAGCTTGAGCTGGTTGAACGCAGAGCCGATCCAAACAGTCGTCGTTCTTTCAGAATCTACTTAACGGAAAAAGGGAAAGCACTCGAAGAACAGTTGATTCCAATCCCTACTCGTTTAAACAAAGAACTGATGAATGAGTTGGACGCTGAAGAACAACAGCAGATGATCAAGCTACTTCAAAAGATGGTCGCAGCAATCTGA
- the gloA gene encoding lactoylglutathione lyase, whose product MKFLHTMIRVADLDKSIEFYTKVLGMKELERHENNDYRYTLVFVGYEQGGTTIELTYNWDTNEYEMGSAFGHLALGVEDIYAACDKIKSLGGNVTREAGPVKGGSTHIAFITDPDGYQIELIQLG is encoded by the coding sequence ATGAAATTCCTACACACAATGATCCGAGTTGCTGATTTAGACAAGTCTATCGAGTTCTACACCAAAGTATTAGGCATGAAAGAGCTTGAACGCCACGAAAACAACGACTACCGCTACACTTTGGTTTTCGTTGGATACGAACAAGGCGGCACGACTATCGAGCTCACGTACAACTGGGACACGAATGAGTACGAGATGGGCAGCGCGTTTGGTCATTTGGCATTGGGTGTGGAAGATATTTACGCCGCATGCGACAAGATCAAATCACTGGGTGGCAACGTCACTCGCGAAGCGGGGCCAGTAAAAGGTGGCTCAACGCACATCGCATTTATCACAGACCCAGATGGTTACCAAATCGAACTGATTCAACTGGGTTAA
- a CDS encoding magnesium transporter, whose amino-acid sequence MNFIKIIFQKIWAVVMVLIKFCLFMAVMFAGAWALAPLGTIHSKDIDMSQFNNHPNEMMMNFFQMEYFSGYLFSVTIAVVLAGVYGMWQLHELGVHKAKEHKSAHVQIVFALSLCGLFISKTFWVIALVIALANWKHIGQSLSDVIRRGVQPKQDATNSEAAAVHVSPEKSAAEPSQTQQSPVEPSSEAQPSKEQSSEDKAPTKPSPTEKEVA is encoded by the coding sequence ATGAACTTTATAAAAATCATTTTCCAGAAAATCTGGGCCGTTGTGATGGTCTTGATTAAATTCTGCCTGTTTATGGCGGTAATGTTTGCTGGTGCATGGGCTCTTGCACCGTTAGGCACTATCCATTCTAAAGACATCGACATGTCTCAATTCAACAATCATCCCAATGAAATGATGATGAACTTCTTCCAGATGGAGTACTTCTCTGGTTACTTGTTCTCGGTGACCATTGCTGTGGTATTAGCCGGTGTTTACGGCATGTGGCAGTTGCATGAACTGGGTGTGCATAAAGCAAAAGAACACAAAAGCGCTCACGTACAGATCGTTTTTGCACTGTCACTTTGCGGGCTCTTCATCAGCAAAACATTCTGGGTTATCGCATTGGTTATCGCATTGGCGAACTGGAAACATATTGGTCAATCACTGAGTGATGTTATTCGCCGTGGTGTGCAGCCTAAACAAGACGCGACCAATTCAGAGGCAGCCGCAGTCCACGTATCACCTGAAAAATCGGCAGCAGAGCCGTCTCAAACACAACAGTCTCCAGTAGAACCGTCTTCAGAAGCTCAGCCTTCAAAAGAACAGTCTTCAGAAGATAAGGCTCCAACAAAACCATCCCCTACAGAAAAAGAGGTCGCATAA
- a CDS encoding alkyl sulfatase dimerization domain-containing protein codes for MTNTFKKMALPVAIASALFASGFASATPTVEAVSKVGQELQTANAAQYQNIDLDARYKSEVLFEHESNMFWGKGERIQVVSKTGDSLAYTEKSDHVHPTLTKHGRKMDQAIIKVDDNIYLGYGFGLDTPVMIEGTDGIIIVDPGESVEMAQSVKEQFRQITDKPVKAIIYSHNHIDHISGVRAWVTDEEVASGEVKIIAEEGLTAAVANWSSNLGTLFGHRTSYTGAKHVEEGEHGTVNDGLGPRFMQGAISFIEPNLLVPSQSHIEIEIAGVKMHIENVPSETKDELVVYFPEQKILHAAEVLQGENFPNLHTIRGTKFRDPSMWFKGIDVMRKFDTEIMINSHGRPVEGKEAVADVLTAYRDAIQYTHDQTIRYMNKGMTPDELVEVVKLPKHLAEHPWLGEHYGTVAHAVRQIYVGYNGFFEADPWQLEPMAYEQRAKAFVEIMGGRENILTTAQAAIKAENYTFAAEILSYPITVNKQDMEAREMKAQAYKAWAADQVNINWRNWALNAAAELENKRDFSNMISFASVDVLTALPSKQIFDMMTSTLIAENSLDVNMMLTYNFSDTNEAFTIEIRNGIAQLHEEAVKGADVQIDTTRAVLNQILIAGPNAQQVIGSNLQSGAFKFSNGDIKGFGQFMSYFDKPMTPEEIMLIVR; via the coding sequence ATGACTAACACATTCAAAAAAATGGCACTTCCAGTTGCAATCGCAAGTGCACTATTTGCTTCTGGCTTTGCATCAGCAACACCCACTGTTGAAGCAGTATCGAAAGTAGGCCAAGAACTTCAAACGGCAAACGCAGCTCAATACCAAAACATCGATCTTGATGCACGCTACAAAAGCGAGGTTCTATTCGAACACGAATCAAACATGTTCTGGGGCAAGGGCGAACGCATCCAAGTTGTTTCGAAAACGGGCGACTCTCTGGCTTACACAGAAAAATCTGATCACGTTCATCCAACTCTGACTAAGCATGGCCGAAAAATGGACCAAGCAATCATCAAAGTAGATGACAACATTTACCTTGGTTACGGTTTTGGTCTCGATACACCAGTAATGATTGAAGGCACTGACGGTATCATCATTGTTGATCCAGGTGAGTCGGTAGAAATGGCTCAATCGGTTAAAGAACAGTTCCGTCAAATCACAGACAAGCCGGTTAAAGCAATCATCTATTCTCACAACCACATCGACCACATTTCTGGTGTTCGTGCATGGGTGACTGATGAAGAAGTAGCATCAGGCGAAGTAAAAATCATCGCTGAAGAAGGCCTAACCGCAGCAGTGGCTAACTGGTCTTCAAACCTAGGTACTCTATTTGGTCACCGTACTTCTTACACAGGTGCTAAGCACGTAGAAGAAGGTGAGCACGGCACAGTAAACGACGGCCTTGGTCCACGTTTCATGCAAGGTGCTATCTCGTTCATTGAACCAAACCTGCTTGTACCAAGCCAGAGTCACATCGAAATCGAAATCGCTGGCGTGAAAATGCACATCGAGAACGTGCCATCTGAAACTAAAGATGAGTTAGTGGTTTACTTCCCAGAGCAAAAAATCCTGCACGCGGCTGAAGTACTTCAAGGCGAAAACTTCCCTAACCTTCACACCATCCGTGGTACTAAATTCCGTGACCCATCAATGTGGTTCAAGGGCATCGACGTAATGCGTAAGTTCGACACTGAGATCATGATTAACTCTCACGGTCGCCCTGTTGAAGGTAAAGAAGCGGTAGCTGACGTATTAACAGCTTACCGTGATGCGATTCAATACACGCATGACCAAACAATCCGTTACATGAACAAAGGTATGACGCCGGACGAGCTAGTTGAAGTGGTTAAACTTCCTAAGCACCTTGCAGAACACCCTTGGTTAGGTGAGCACTACGGTACCGTTGCACATGCTGTTCGTCAGATCTACGTTGGTTACAACGGTTTCTTCGAAGCAGATCCATGGCAATTAGAGCCAATGGCTTACGAGCAACGTGCTAAAGCGTTCGTAGAGATCATGGGCGGCCGTGAGAACATCCTTACGACTGCACAAGCAGCAATTAAGGCTGAAAACTACACATTTGCAGCAGAAATTCTTTCTTACCCAATCACGGTAAACAAGCAAGATATGGAAGCTCGCGAGATGAAAGCACAAGCTTACAAAGCATGGGCTGCAGACCAAGTGAACATCAACTGGCGTAACTGGGCGCTTAACGCGGCGGCTGAACTAGAGAACAAACGTGACTTCTCTAACATGATCAGCTTCGCTTCTGTTGACGTGCTTACTGCGCTACCAAGCAAGCAGATCTTCGACATGATGACTTCAACGCTTATCGCAGAAAACTCGTTAGACGTGAACATGATGCTAACGTACAACTTCTCTGATACGAACGAAGCATTCACTATCGAAATCCGTAACGGTATTGCTCAGTTACACGAAGAAGCAGTAAAAGGCGCAGACGTTCAAATCGACACCACTCGTGCAGTACTGAACCAAATCTTGATTGCGGGTCCAAACGCTCAACAAGTGATTGGTAGCAACCTACAGTCTGGTGCATTCAAGTTCTCGAACGGCGACATCAAAGGCTTCGGTCAATTCATGAGCTACTTCGATAAGCCAATGACTCCAGAAGAGATCATGCTAATCGTTCGTTAA
- a CDS encoding alkene reductase, giving the protein MTNALFQPIQLGNIELKNRIVMPPMTRSRATQPGNSANDMMAAYYAQRASAGLIIAEGTQISPMGQGYAWTPGIYSDEQIAGWKKVTDAVHEKEGVIFAQLWHVGRVTHPDNIGGEQPISSSALKAENVKVFIDNGTDEPGFVDVVEPREMTKEDIKEVVEQYRQAALNAVEAGFDGIELHAANGYLINQFIDSEANNRTDEYGGSIENRLRFLGEVVEAMVEAIGADRVGVRLAPFTSLNGTVDATPVETYTAAAALLNLYKIVYLHIAEVDWDDAPETPKAFKAAVREAYDGVLIYAGKYDSERGEKAVAEGVTDMVGFGRPFVANPDLPARIQNGYPLAAHDPNTLFGGAEKGLTDYPKYAG; this is encoded by the coding sequence ATGACAAACGCACTATTTCAACCAATTCAACTTGGTAATATCGAACTTAAAAACCGTATTGTTATGCCACCGATGACGCGTTCTCGCGCAACGCAACCTGGCAATTCAGCAAACGATATGATGGCGGCTTACTACGCTCAACGCGCTTCTGCAGGTTTGATTATCGCTGAAGGCACACAAATTTCACCTATGGGTCAAGGTTACGCTTGGACTCCGGGTATCTACTCTGATGAGCAGATTGCGGGTTGGAAAAAAGTCACCGATGCAGTACATGAAAAAGAGGGCGTTATCTTCGCTCAACTTTGGCATGTAGGCCGTGTAACACACCCAGACAACATTGGTGGTGAACAACCAATTTCGTCTTCTGCACTTAAAGCAGAGAACGTAAAAGTATTCATCGATAATGGCACTGATGAACCGGGCTTTGTTGATGTGGTTGAACCTCGTGAAATGACGAAAGAAGACATCAAAGAAGTGGTTGAACAGTATCGCCAAGCGGCTTTGAATGCAGTTGAAGCAGGCTTTGACGGTATCGAACTTCACGCCGCGAATGGTTACTTAATCAACCAATTCATCGATTCTGAAGCAAACAACCGTACTGACGAATACGGTGGTTCAATTGAAAACCGTTTACGTTTCCTAGGTGAAGTGGTTGAAGCTATGGTTGAAGCGATTGGTGCTGACCGTGTTGGTGTACGCCTTGCTCCGTTCACATCGTTGAATGGTACGGTTGACGCTACACCAGTAGAGACTTACACAGCTGCTGCAGCACTACTTAACCTATACAAAATTGTTTACCTGCACATTGCAGAAGTTGATTGGGACGATGCACCTGAAACGCCAAAAGCATTTAAAGCGGCAGTTCGTGAAGCTTACGATGGTGTCCTTATCTATGCGGGTAAATACGATAGCGAGCGTGGCGAAAAAGCCGTTGCTGAAGGCGTAACTGACATGGTTGGCTTTGGTCGTCCATTCGTTGCGAACCCGGATCTACCCGCTCGTATTCAAAATGGTTACCCATTAGCAGCGCACGATCCAAACACATTGTTTGGTGGTGCTGAAAAAGGTTTAACGGATTACCCAAAATACGCAGGCTAA
- a CDS encoding LysR family transcriptional regulator, whose translation MSNEIPNFNLLAVFSAVMEQGSLSKAADQLSTNQSTISTALARLKKEIGQELFVRKGRGVTPTSYAQSLYEQIKTPIHELNDVFQSMANFDEQSSERKFVISAPEHLQWILLNSFAALPNQNLSLEVFDQPDSDERIYEDLLTQEFDAMIDIVVPEHPSIVSETLYEGEFVIVCREDHPRIQGEISEAQFMNEKHAVLDRTRRKVRSLNHYTSLDLSKRKIVFHGRSLFSNILLCSQSDYITVVPLSMAVQFQERLGLQLFKPPFEYQPISHYLIWLKKQNNDPAHKWFREQVISTSDAMSKTLKDRRLRF comes from the coding sequence ATGAGCAACGAAATCCCCAATTTCAACCTACTTGCTGTGTTTTCTGCGGTGATGGAGCAGGGCAGTTTGAGTAAAGCTGCGGATCAACTCAGCACCAATCAATCGACCATTAGTACCGCATTGGCACGACTGAAAAAAGAGATAGGCCAAGAGCTTTTTGTTCGTAAAGGACGAGGTGTTACGCCTACTTCTTATGCTCAAAGTTTGTATGAACAAATCAAAACGCCGATTCATGAATTGAATGATGTATTTCAGTCGATGGCTAATTTTGATGAACAATCCTCTGAACGTAAGTTTGTGATTTCTGCACCTGAGCACTTACAGTGGATTTTACTTAATAGTTTCGCGGCGCTTCCCAATCAAAACTTGTCGCTAGAAGTCTTTGACCAACCAGACAGTGATGAGCGTATTTACGAAGACCTTTTGACTCAAGAGTTCGATGCAATGATCGATATTGTGGTACCTGAACACCCAAGCATCGTTAGTGAAACTCTATATGAAGGCGAGTTTGTGATCGTGTGTAGAGAGGATCACCCGCGAATCCAAGGTGAAATCAGCGAAGCGCAATTCATGAATGAAAAGCATGCCGTATTAGATAGAACACGGCGTAAAGTTCGCAGTTTAAATCACTACACATCATTGGATTTATCTAAGCGTAAAATCGTGTTTCACGGGCGCTCACTGTTCAGTAATATCTTGCTATGTAGCCAATCGGATTACATCACCGTAGTGCCTTTATCTATGGCTGTGCAGTTTCAAGAAAGGCTAGGTTTACAGTTGTTTAAACCACCTTTTGAATATCAGCCTATATCTCACTATTTGATTTGGTTAAAGAAGCAGAATAATGACCCTGCTCATAAATGGTTCCGAGAACAAGTCATCAGTACATCAGATGCTATGTCGAAGACGCTTAAAGATAGGCGTTTGCGGTTTTAA